In one Candidatus Binatia bacterium genomic region, the following are encoded:
- a CDS encoding class I SAM-dependent methyltransferase codes for MLRRASLLLVVLALLASGRVGWADGEAADWRTAISQADAAYDRRGSDVDSDRRAAPGPIARAIGLYERVLTERPLDLEVRWRLLRALYFAGDHSSESREERKDRLEHAREVGRIGMDQLAAELGDGTHLEDLEPDEIEASVPAGRRQQVAAIYYWTAVSWGALSQLTGTLSAIGDGVANRLYDFTKVVITLDPGYELGGAHRLRSYLHATVPSIPFISGWIETDLAVSESEKALAFDAEDRGNRVIYGVALLETRDEAREEALSILRDIAALEPREETRSEDLSIRALALEKVGEDPSSPYGARSPDVDGTGRVYMGREVSLVMGHGAAGWLERPERSDEEMPDRLVRELQLAPDAVVADIGAGTGYFSFRLADVVPEGEVLAVDIQPQMLEIIDRRMRVLGVENVRTILGSSVDPKLPEAGVDAVLLVDAYHEFSHPQEMGQKIAEALAPGGRLYLVEYRGEDDTIPIKPLHKMTVAQARTELEAAGLRWVGVRDFLPDQHLLVFEKPVTAKAR; via the coding sequence GTGTTGCGACGAGCTAGCTTGCTCCTGGTCGTTCTGGCATTGCTTGCGTCGGGCCGAGTCGGCTGGGCGGACGGCGAAGCCGCCGATTGGAGAACGGCAATTTCGCAGGCGGACGCTGCCTACGATCGCCGCGGAAGCGACGTCGACTCGGATCGGCGCGCGGCGCCCGGACCCATCGCGAGGGCAATCGGCCTTTACGAACGGGTTTTGACTGAACGTCCTCTCGACTTGGAGGTTCGTTGGCGGCTTCTCCGCGCTCTGTACTTCGCGGGCGATCACTCGAGCGAGTCCAGAGAGGAACGAAAAGATCGGCTCGAGCATGCGCGGGAGGTCGGGCGCATCGGGATGGATCAGCTTGCTGCCGAACTTGGGGATGGCACGCACCTCGAAGACCTCGAGCCCGACGAGATCGAGGCGAGTGTCCCTGCGGGGCGGCGGCAACAGGTCGCGGCCATCTACTACTGGACAGCCGTTTCCTGGGGGGCGCTCTCGCAGCTGACCGGCACGCTGAGCGCGATCGGCGATGGCGTGGCGAATCGCCTGTACGATTTTACCAAGGTCGTGATCACGCTCGATCCCGGCTACGAGCTAGGCGGCGCACACCGCCTCCGGTCGTATCTTCACGCCACGGTCCCGAGCATTCCCTTCATTTCGGGCTGGATCGAAACGGATCTGGCGGTCTCTGAGTCCGAGAAGGCGCTCGCGTTCGATGCTGAGGATCGAGGCAACCGTGTCATCTACGGAGTGGCTCTTCTGGAGACGCGTGACGAGGCTCGCGAAGAGGCACTGAGCATTCTCCGCGACATCGCTGCTCTCGAACCCCGCGAGGAGACGCGGTCGGAAGACCTGTCGATCCGCGCGCTCGCGCTGGAGAAGGTAGGCGAGGATCCGTCGTCGCCCTATGGCGCCCGGTCGCCAGATGTCGATGGTACGGGTCGCGTGTACATGGGCCGTGAAGTGTCGCTCGTGATGGGGCACGGAGCGGCGGGATGGTTGGAGAGACCCGAACGTTCGGACGAAGAGATGCCGGACCGGCTCGTGCGGGAGCTGCAGCTCGCCCCGGACGCGGTTGTCGCCGACATTGGTGCGGGCACCGGGTACTTCAGCTTCCGTCTGGCCGACGTGGTGCCCGAGGGGGAGGTTCTCGCCGTCGACATCCAGCCGCAGATGCTCGAGATCATCGATCGGCGGATGCGGGTCCTAGGTGTGGAGAACGTTCGAACGATCCTGGGGTCGTCCGTCGACCCAAAGCTTCCCGAAGCCGGTGTGGATGCCGTGCTGTTGGTGGATGCGTACCACGAGTTCTCTCACCCGCAGGAGATGGGCCAGAAGATCGCGGAGGCGCTCGCTCCGGGTGGCCGACTCTATCTCGTCGAGTATCGCGGCGAGGACGACACGATCCCCATCAAGCCGCTCCACAAGATGACGGTGGCTCAGGCCCGAACCGAGTTGGAGGCGGCGGGACTTCGGTGGGTCGGGGTTCGGGATTTTCTCCCAGATCAGCACCTCCTAGTCTTCGAAAAGCCGGTGACAGCGAAGGCGCGGTAG